The following proteins come from a genomic window of Metarhizium brunneum chromosome 2, complete sequence:
- the dad3 gene encoding DASH complex subunit dad3 has product MEQNILSTPELSPLEQEVLEEYERLAGNMKQLASVLDDLASNPSTEILDGLRDLERKTSLAFTLLKASVYSIVLQQEIDWGGGREE; this is encoded by the exons ATGGAGCAAAATATCCTCTCCACGCCTGAACTCTCGCCCCTCGAGCAGGAAGTCCTCGAGGAATACGAACGGCTGGCCGGCAACATGAAGCAG TTGGCGAGTGTGCTGGACGACCTTGCTTCGAACCCGTCGACGGAAATACTGGATGGGCTGCGGGACCTGGAGCGCAAGACGAGCCTGGCGTTTACGCTGCTCAAGGCGAGCGTGTACAGCATAGTGCTGCAACAGGAGATTGATTGGGGCGGCGGGAGGGAGGAGTGA
- the MRPS5 gene encoding mitochondrial 37S ribosomal protein uS5m yields MSVARPVHSLLGRCIASTRSRAGSPTATSVVQCQQFHSSAPRSKRRSRFRNVKAEEMGLLNPSVLSKYRQEKFPDYTKEELELLKQKYTPEQLEALRAGEEAINTDDVIIQGRLRDDPYRPNYIEDFTVLDPRYDVKPKVDVTPKQPEWLSHNEWVDQYGSKMSQMTDTKTSHQLTRAMVRALRRVKESSGTELIDLTEDELKDLENDPELLKKYLIEEDGKQEPDANASGPDLLTRAQAMKLDEAVDAEWKKELDKLSSMTDESEVEPSNLELLADGPAGVNRAYSAEAAELGKVPGVEGLYKSAADPEDEGQDDGGHYQEIKRLTGMTLKDIQSIYRKVLVTRWVSNQTRLGKVRSTSVVAIAGNGNGRLGLGIAKSTEAGLAAETAQLLAIRNMKPIRRYENRTIFGNVKAKVSGTVVELFSRPPGFGLRVPHRLFEMCRAAGIHDIHGRMPRSKNPMNSVKATYEALTSQADPEEIAIGRGKKMVDVRKVYYGGAVY; encoded by the exons ATGAGCGTGGCACGCCCGGTGCACAGCCTCCTGGGCAGGTGTATCGCCTCGACCCGATCCCGAGCTGGCTCCCCAACCGCGACATCAGTCGTGCAATGCCAGCAATTCCACAGCTCGGCACCGCGCTCCAAGCGGCGGTCACGGTTCCGGAatgtcaaggccgaggaaaTGGGGCTTCTGAACCCCTCTGTGCTGTCGAAATATCGCCAGGAGAAGTTCCCCGACTAcaccaaggaggagctggagctcCTGAAGCAAAAGTACACCCCCGAGCAGCTGGAGGCTCTTCGGGCCGGAGAGGAAGCCATCAACACAGATGACGTGATTATTCAGGGCCGTCTGCGCGACGACCCTTACCGACCGAACTACATCGAGGACTTTACGGTGCTCGATCCGAGATATGATGTTAAGCCCAAGGTCGACGTCACTCCCAAGCAGCCGGAGTGGCTGAGCCACAACGAATGGGTAGACCAGTACGGCTCGAAAATGTCACAAATGACGGATACAAAGACCAGTCATCAGCTCACGAGAGCCATGGTCCGCGCCCTGAGGAGGGTAAAGGAGAGCAGCGGCACGGAATTGATAGACCTGACCGAGGATGAGCTCAAGGATCTTGAAAATGATCCTGAACTGCTCAAGAAGTATCTCATCGAAGAGGATGGGAAGCAGGAGCCGGACGCTAATGCTTCGGGGCCGGATCTGTTGACGAGAGCGCAGGCTATGAAGCTCGACGAGGCAGTGGACGCAGAGTGGAAAAAGGAGTTGGACAAGCTATCGTCGATGACGGACGAGAGCGAAGTCGAGCCCAGCAACTTGGAGTTGCTGGCCGACGGTCCCGCTGGAGTCAACCGTGCCTACTCTGCCGAAGCTGCTGAGTTGGGCAAGGTCCCCGGCGTCGAGGGTCTGTACAAGTCGGCTGCGGAtcccgaggacgagggcCAGGATGACGGCGGTCACTACCAGGAGATCAAGCGGCTCACGGGCATGACGCTCAAAGACATTCAGTCCATCTACCGCAAGGTGCTCGTCACGCGATGGGTTTCCAACCAGACCCGTCTGGGTAAAGTACGCAGCACCTCCGTCGTGGCCATTgcgggcaacggcaacggccgCCTGGgtctcggcatcgccaagtcGACCGAGGCGGGCCTGGCCGCCGAGACGGCACAGCTGCTTGCCATTCGCAACATGAAGCCCATCCGGCGCTACGAGAACCGCACCATTTTCGGcaacgtcaaggccaaggtgtCCGGGACGGTTGTCGAGCTTTTCTCCCGACCACCCG GCTTTGGGCTTCGTGTCCCCCACCGCCTCTTTGAAATGTGCCGCGCCGCGGGCATCCACGATATACACGGCCGCATGCCGCGGTCCAAGAACCCCATGAACTCGGTCAAGGCGACGTACGAGGCGCTCACAAGCCAAGCTGATCCCGAGGAGATTGCTATAGGCAGGGGCAAGAAGATGGTTGATGTGCGAAAGGTGTATTACGGGGGTGCTGTATACTAG
- the Rapgef5 gene encoding Rap guanine nucleotide exchange factor 5, with product MTSKSSNTFSSRKNRRTSDDSPASLPKRSSDATAPTRSTPSTTTPTTTNTSRSSKRRQSKTVTRDSTQTIASSSVFSRSSNSTGLTAISSSASALSPVETAGAGDRDSFVSIVDDPFFQRFDPANTAHAEREAFDEGTPAEPHNDSDDNNKTQPWPPPRRESLTIGPSQYWPHHPISAMESYNIAIIGADAVGKSTFVQRVLRLSRPPVTNTSSARQVVDSIAHMVTLVELDLEHFELNPSQPMQWPKQINGQIVPRMDAALILYDVTTEESIRQLPQTVAALTNSGLPAMLGACKCDSPEDDWEVNADELANYHLFKSCVGQYKISIDRPDISQACLQAVIRAAVTHRRDENNETVLRRRAQSAANLEAPDPSAGRPLSEHSKHSRASSDFSILRTFPNQQSGENYRTQASRSPRPGFRTDKSGSDSFLDIDESDSESRRYSDDIPILQRNDDVIIEKQPKLTGVTFDELVDRLLAPRLSRVDNNFSDIFLCLYRKFAAPGELFSAILVRLDKARDDKAAHYLTRTATQLRIIEVVAKWVSLYPGDFARPTTRRNLEDFIKHLSTEPIFAIAAQQMRRNLYFNVIEDDDTGWANSDNSSDEIASKILSKDMDELSAGIHALQFNGESDSLGGSENPSTDRGSRTGIQVQFNSYEEYEREATLLEPSDHLPMNKFRYHIFMDISDDDFADELTRIDWIMFSSIRIRDFVRHVSLSAAQKDKCKSLQNVNRMINHFNHIAKWVANMILLRDKAKHRAQMLEKFMNIALGLRRLNNYNGLAAVLAGINGTAIHRLAQTRALVPADVQKRFARLVILMGTQKSHFAYRLAWENSPLPRIPFIPLHRRDLVSAEEGSKTFVGPNDDRINWKKFEVLGEVLLPIMKSQGTAYPTLAKHETARDLILGCRMPTDDEDISARKDFLFTIATSLERMKGAESPSLRRKVEGLKLDSYIQSEENSSEDTYQKDLVRNGIERSLWNLMTSNIPTSRR from the exons ATGACTTCAAAAAGCTCTAACACTTTTAGTAGTCGGAAGAATCGTAGGACATCTGACGATAGCCCCGCGTCCTTGCCCAAACGCTCCTCTGACGCTACGGCTCCGACCCGGTCGACCCCGtccacgacgacgccgacgacgaccaacaccagccgcagcagcaagcGACGACAATCCAAAACCGTTACGCGAGACTCGACCCAGACAATCGCCAGCAGCAGTGTCTTCTCTCGAAGTTCCAACTCGACCGGCCTGACCGCCATCTCGAGCTCAGCAAGTGCTCTCTCCCCCGTCGAGACTGCTGGTGCGGGTGACCGCGACTCCTTCGTCTCCATCGTCGACGACCCTTTCTTTCAGCGCTTCGATCCCGCCAACACCGCCCACGCTGAGCGTGAGGCGTTCGACGAGGGCACCCCGGCCGAGCCACACAACGATAGCGATGACAACAACAAGActcagccttggccacctcCCCGTCGAGAATCTTTGACTATTGGGCCCTCACAGTACTGG CCACACCACCCCATTTCCGCAATGGAGAGTTACAACATTGCCATTATCGGCGCCGATGCTGTAGGCAAGTCAACTTTTGTCCAGCGCGTACTACGTCTGTCTCGCCCGCCAGTGACAAACACCTCCAGCGCACGCCAGGTAGTCGATTCCATTGCCCACATGGTCACACTGGTCGAGCTGGATCTCGAACATTTCGAGCTTAACCCATCCCAGCCAATGCAATGGCCAAAACAAATAAACGGCCAGATCGTTCCGCGAATGGATGCAGCGCTTATCCTGTACGATGTTACGACGGAAGAGTCCATTCGCCAGCTGCCACAAACTGTCG CCGCTCTTACCAACTCGGGCCTGCCCGCTATGCTTGGAGCATGTAAATGTGATAGCCCAGAGGACGACTGGGAGGTAAATGCAGACGAGTTGGCAAATTATCACCTATTCAAGTCATGTGTTGGCCAATACAAAATTTCGATTGATAGACCCGACATTTCTCAGGCATGTCTACAGGCTGTGATTCGAGCAGCTGTCACGCACAGACGAG ACGAGAATAATGAAACGGTTTTGAGGAGACGGGCGCAGTCCGCAGCCAACCTGGAAGCACCCGATCCATCAGCTGGCCGCCCTCTGAGTGAGCACAGCAAGCACAGTAGAGCGAGCTCAGACTTCTCCATCCTCCGAACGTTTCCCAACCAGCAATCCGGCGAAAACTACCGTACGCAAGCATCAAGAAGTCCCCGACCAG GATTTCGTACTGACAAATCTGGATCCGACTCTTTTCTCGATATCGACGAATCCGATTCCGAATCTCGCAGATACTCAGATGATATTCCTATACTTCAGCGTAACGACGATGTCATTATCGAAAAGCAACCGAAGCTTACAGGCGTCACGTTTGACGAATTGGTAGACCGATTACTGGCCCCCCGACTTTCAAGAGTGGACAACAATTTTTCCGATATATTCCTCTGTTTATATCGAAAGTTTGCTGCACCAGGAGAGCTCTTCTCAGCAATCCTCGTCCGGTTAGACAAGGCCCGAGACGATAAAGCGGCGCATTATCTTACTAGAACAGCAACTCAACTACGAATTATAGAGGTTGTAGCGAAATGGGTGTCACTGTATCCTGGGGATTTTGCTCGTCCCACAACGCGGCGCAATCTCGAAGATTTTATCAAGCACTTATCGACAGAGCCAATATTTGCAATTGCTGCACAACAAATGCGACGTAATCTTTATTTTAACGTTATTGAGGATGATGACACGGGTTGGGCAAATTCGGACAATTCCAGTGACGAGATTGCGAGCAAAATTCTGTccaaggacatggacgaaCTATCTGCGGGAATCCACGCGTTACAATTTAACGGCGAATCCGATAGTTTGGGAGGCTCAGAGAACCCTTCCACAGACAGAGGTAGCAGGACGGGCATCCAAGTTCAGTTCAATTCATACGAGGAATATGAAAGAGAAGCCACATTATTGGAGCCGTCAGATCACCTCCCAATGAATAAATTTCGATATCACATATTTATGGACATCTCTGATGACGACTTCGCCGACGAACTTACTCGTATTGATTGGATAATGTTCTCTTCGATACGAATCCGTGATTTTGTCCGGCATGTCAGCTTGTCAGCAGCACAGAAGGACAAGTGCAAGAGCTTGCAGAATGTGAACAGAATGATTAATCACTTCAACCACATCGCCAAATGGGTGGCAAATATGATTTTACTGCGAGACAAAGCAAAGCATCGGGCACAAATGCTGGAAAAGTTCATGAACATTGCGCTGGGACTGCGGCGGCTCAACAACTACAACGGCCTAGCCGCCGTGTTGGCCGGAATCAATGGAACTGCAATTCATCGCTTGGCACAAACTCGTGCTCTTGTGCCAGCGGATGTACAGAAACGGTTTGCACGGTTGGTCATTCTCATGGGAACGCAGAAGAGCCATTTTGCTTATAGGTTGGCGTGGGAAAACTCCCCGCTGCCACGAATACCGTTCATTCCACTGCATCGGCGTGATCTTGTGTCAGCTGAAGAAGGCAGTAAGACTTTTGTTGGACCAAATGATGACCGCATTAATTGGAAGAAATTTGAGGTGTTGGGAGAGGTGTTGCTGCCGATCATGAAGAGTCAGGGAACAGCATACCCCACTTTGGCCAAGCATGAGACGGCGCGAGATTTGATCCTGGGGTGTCGCATGCCCACAGATGATGAG GATATATCGGCCAGGAAGGATTTCTTGTTCACAATTGCTACTTCTCTGGAGCGAATGAAGGGCGCAGAATCGCCGAGTCTCCGGAGAAAGGTCGAAGGATTGAAACTGGACTCATACATTCAGAGCGAGGAGAATAGCTCTGAGGATACCTATCAGAAAGACCTTGTTCGGAATGGCATCGAACGCAGCCTTTGGAACCTGATGACGTCTAACATACCGACTTCACGACGCTAA